The Nitrospira lenta DNA window AAAAATCGTGGCATCGTGACTGGCCGTCAGCGTCATCAGATCGGCGCTCGCCCCTATGGGCTGCACGAACGCCAGTGCGACGAGCGCAACACTGCCCAACATAATTTGTTTCAACATTCGTCCCCTCCCGATGAATACACTCCCATGAATCTATGCCACTGCGCCGCTCGCCTTGCGGCGCGCGAAGCCGACCAATCCGACGATCCCACTCCCAAACAACCACAGCGCCGCCGGCACGGGGACCGGCGCCAGATCCGCGGTCACAATGAACTGCGGATGGTTCGTCGAGTACGATTTGGCATTGAACAAGAAGCCGACATTCTCGTCCGCCGCGCTGAAGTAGAGTGACGTCAACCCGCTGGTCACGACGTCATTCACCAGATTGGGATCCAGCGCCAGGTTGTAGGAGCGATACGTGTTGTCGCCAGGCGGGGTATAGAGGAACGTGCCCAGCGCCGCGCTGGTGCCCGACAGCAAGGTCGTCGCTTTGTTTCCGAACGTAACGCTTGGAGGATTCCCCGGAGCGGTTCCCATGCCGCTGCCCGTGCCCTCAATCCAGCTGTTATTCGAAATCCATTGGACGTTGAACTGCCCCGCATTGATGGCGTTGAAGTTCGCGTTGTTCGGCTGCTCGCCCTGATCGCCGAAGTTGCTCGCCAAGTTCAACGCGATGCTGGTGATCTGCCAATTGCCCGCGCCGAACGCGGCATTGAATTGTGCCGCCGCCCCGGCCGTATTCCACTGCACCACACTGTCGAATTGCCCTTTCGTCGAAGAGGCGGGAGCAATGGCCAGTGTCCCTGCGCCGCCGAAATTCAAACTACCGCAGCCCGTGCCACACCCCGGATTATTTGCCGAACCGGCCGCCAGAAAGGCGTCGGCCGTGGAAGTGTTCACTGTAAAAATGGAGTCCGCCCGGCTGACGCCCGGCTGCAACAACAGACCGCAGGCCAGCACAGTCGCTACACGGAGAGAAGATTTCATTACACACTCCTTCGTTAAATGAATCAGTGATGAGAGTGACGGCCACGCGCCTTCGCGCTTCAGACAACCGCGCCGCCGGCGTTGCGTCTCGCAATCCCCGCCATCGCGGCAACTCCGCTTCCAAAGAGCCAGACGGAGGCGGGCACGGGTGCCACGCTCCACGTGCCGATGCCGCTGACGCTCAACGGGACCGGCTCCGGCCTTGGGCCGGTGCCGGTCCCCTCATTCCATCTGTGTTATGCGGCCGTCCGATTCATCTTCCGCCGCGCGATTCCGACGATCCCGACAATCCCGCTTCCGAACAACCACACCGCCGCCGGCACGGGAACCGGAGTCAACGGCGCCCCGAGTACTTCCAGCCCCACAAGATTGGACACAAAGCGGCCCGCCCGGACATCTCCGGGAACAATCAGTCTGGCGAAACCAGCCGTCCCCAATCCCGCGCCGCTTTCGTCGTATGCCACCAGGATGTCGTCGGCGCCGAAGTTCGGATTGAACTCGCCCAGCGACACAACCGCCTTGTATCCGTCGCTGCCGGTCGCGACCACATACTTTCCAAGAATATCGTTCTTCACGCTGGGGTCAGTGACGATGCCGCCACCGGCCGCCGCGCTCGTCAACAGTGTCCAGAGCGAGACCCCGGTAAAGGTTCTGACTTGCGGAGTCGGATTTCCGCCCGACAAGACAGACACCGTCTTCGTGATTGACGGCAGCGCTTGCAGATCGGCCAGGTTAAACGCGCGCGGGTTCACAATCTGGCCCGCCAAGGCAAAGGACTGAGACAGCCCGCCGCCGGTTCCCTGAATCTGCGACGAATCAGTGGCGCTGAACACATCGATTCGACTGATGTTCGAGACATAGCGTCCGCCGCGGGCATCGGTGGGGGCCGTGGTTCTGGCAAATCCGTCGTTTCCAAGGCCGGTCGGCGCCGACCCGGATGGGTTGGCCTGTTGGTAGGCGATCACGGACTGCGTCTGGCCGAAATTGGGATGAATTTCCCCGACAGAGGTCACCGCTCGATATCCGTCGCTTCCCGTCACCACGACATAATCGCGGAGCGCATCGTTACCGACGCCTGGAGTCAGGACAATTCCGCCACCGCCGTTCACCCCCGGATCGTTCAAAAAGTTGTACAGCGACGCGCCCGTGAAGTCCTGCGTGACCGAGGTCGAGCCCGCCAGATACGTCGTCGTCTGGGTAATGGGCACGAAGGCCTGCAAGTTACTGAGATTGTAGGTGCCGGGGTTATTGACGATACCGGAGAGCGCGAACGAATCGGTCGTCGGAAGCGCGTGGGCCTGGCCGCTAAGAATAGCCGCACAGGCCACGGCGGCAAAGGCAGACCGCAACACGGCGGTACTGGAACGGGCTGGGCGAAGCATGGGTCCCTCCTCGATGAAAGTGTGACAGCACCCGCGTGCCGATCAAAAAACTGACGGCCATGGCCCGGTCTCTCCGGGTGCCATGGAACCGCCGGTTCTCTTTCAACGTTGGACCCGCCCCATTGCCTGCGATCGCCCCATCGAAGCAATGTGCCCTACGCTGCAAGTAACGGCACGCTTATAGTTTAATACTTGTCACTTCGTCAATTGTTATTGACCACATTTGACAATTAATTAACA harbors:
- a CDS encoding VPLPA-CTERM sorting domain-containing protein, producing the protein MKSSLRVATVLACGLLLQPGVSRADSIFTVNTSTADAFLAAGSANNPGCGTGCGSLNFGGAGTLAIAPASSTKGQFDSVVQWNTAGAAAQFNAAFGAGNWQITSIALNLASNFGDQGEQPNNANFNAINAGQFNVQWISNNSWIEGTGSGMGTAPGNPPSVTFGNKATTLLSGTSAALGTFLYTPPGDNTYRSYNLALDPNLVNDVVTSGLTSLYFSAADENVGFLFNAKSYSTNHPQFIVTADLAPVPVPAALWLFGSGIVGLVGFARRKASGAVA
- a CDS encoding VPLPA-CTERM sorting domain-containing protein, translating into MAPVPASVWLFGSGVAAMAGIARRNAGGAVV
- a CDS encoding molybdopterin-binding oxidoreductase is translated as MLRPARSSTAVLRSAFAAVACAAILSGQAHALPTTDSFALSGIVNNPGTYNLSNLQAFVPITQTTTYLAGSTSVTQDFTGASLYNFLNDPGVNGGGGIVLTPGVGNDALRDYVVVTGSDGYRAVTSVGEIHPNFGQTQSVIAYQQANPSGSAPTGLGNDGFARTTAPTDARGGRYVSNISRIDVFSATDSSQIQGTGGGLSQSFALAGQIVNPRAFNLADLQALPSITKTVSVLSGGNPTPQVRTFTGVSLWTLLTSAAAGGGIVTDPSVKNDILGKYVVATGSDGYKAVVSLGEFNPNFGADDILVAYDESGAGLGTAGFARLIVPGDVRAGRFVSNLVGLEVLGAPLTPVPVPAAVWLFGSGIVGIVGIARRKMNRTAA